One Pichia kudriavzevii chromosome 3, complete sequence genomic window carries:
- a CDS encoding uncharacterized protein (PKUD0C02840; similar to Saccharomyces cerevisiae YIL102C-A; ancestral locus Anc_5.262) → MLLLATFIFAYYTIWTFITPFLAEDNILQNFFLPRYYAIALPVIALILGVTLVTTFIGMVIVKSAQKKKGKKN, encoded by the coding sequence ATGTTGTTATTGGCAACTTTCATATTTGCATATTACACTATCTGGACATTCATAACTCCGTTCCTTGCCGAAGATAACATTCtccaaaacttttttttgcctAGATACTACGCCATTGCATTGCCTGTTATTGCTTTGATTTTAGGTGTTACTCTAGTGACTACCTTCATTGGGATGGTTATTGTAAAATCTGctcaaaaaaagaagggcAAGAAGAATTAG
- a CDS encoding uncharacterized protein (PKUD0C02850; Pfam Domains: MFS_1(1.5e-36)) produces MDTKMAENLEPLKTRATILEEVENDWVPGTVYLVDIQHNLSVQHNGKSDIVLIPQPSDDPNDPLKWSKWKKEFQFFILFYWSFLTAVATNWNGPVWSIWVDIFKTSYTTLNATSAMCWLGLGVGCLFLQPTAMSLGRRFVYLFATILQTVGNIIGGVSKNIGELYGVNILTGFAGAPCDSLVQISTTDIFFQHERATRISLLTFALYSGSYLGPFVAGYIVDNETLGWRWCYWFLVIFFGSLFGIQLFFMEDSTFVGQRKNYTQEGKEILTEVLSKEENIIDDISNEKDNVILDIRETDKNSMLPQKRTYFEKLKPMETRYNDKRPWYKIFLRPTCVLLLPAVTWGGFSYGVSVMWLSLIATTQSEFFSVEPYNMSPAAVGNTNLASLIGSFLGMIWGGPLSDRFVAWKARRNNGILEPEFRLWFMVVPALVTAGGLLLYGIGMNNGINWVGPAGFGMGFLGFGIGSSGAIILTYALDSYPQFQSESMVMMLFIRNMIGMGFTFAIQPWLDTDGTVTTTWLMFMLSVIFNFSCLIFIKWGKKWRIMTKNYYLKCSDPDFFF; encoded by the coding sequence ATGGATACAAAAATGGCTGAAAATCTAGAACCCTTAAAGACCAGGGCCACTATTTTGGAAGAAGTCGAAAACGATTGGGTTCCCGGTACCGTTTACTTAGTGGATATTCAACATAACCTATCGGTTCAACATAATGGGAAGTCGGATATAGTTTTAATCCCACAGCCATCGGATGACCCCAACGACCCATTAAAATGGTCCAAATGGAAAAAGGagtttcagtttttcattcttttttattGGTCTTTCTTAACAGCAGTTGCAACTAACTGGAATGGACCTGTTTGGTCTATTTGGGTTGACATATTTAAGACTTCATACACCACACTAAACGCCACTTCTGCAATGTGTTGGTTGGGACTCGGTGTAGGTTGTTTGTTTCTACAACCAACGGCTATGTCACTTGGTAGAAGGTTTGTTTATTTGTTTGCAACGATTCTACAAACAGTAGGTAACATCATTGGTGGAGTAAGTAAAAATATCGGTGAGTTGTATGGAGTCAACATTCTCACTGGCTTTGCGGGTGCACCATGTGACTCATTGGTGCagatatcaacaacagatattttttttcaacatgaAAGAGCAACGAGAATATCATTATTAACGTTTGCCCTTTATTCAGGTTCGTATCTTGGTCCATTTGTTGCTGGTTATATTGTTGACAATGAAACGTTAGGTTGGAGATGGTGCTATTGGTTTTTGGTTATCTTTTTTGGAAGTTTATTCGGTATCCAGTTATTTTTCATGGAAGATTCCACATTTGTTGgacagagaaaaaattacaCACAAGAGGGTAAAGAGATCTTAACAGAAGTCTTaagcaaagaagaaaatatcattgaCGATATATCCAATGAAAAGGACAATGTTATTCTAGATATCAGAGAAACAGATAAGAACAGTATGTTACCCCAGAAAAGAACATACTTTGAGAAACTCAAACCAATGGAAACCAGATACAACGATAAGAGACCATGGTACAAAATTTTCCTTCGTCCAACATGTGTATTGCTTTTACCGGCAGTTACGTGGGGTGGGTTTTCATATGGGGTCTCAGTGATGTGGTTATCTTTGATTGCTACAACGCAGTCAGAATTCTTCTCAGTGGAGCCGTACAATATGAGTCCAGCTGCCGTCGGTAACACCAACCTTGCATCATTAATTGGTAGTTTTTTAGGCATGATTTGGGGTGGTCCATTATCCGATCGGTTTGTTGCTTGGAAGGCCAGGAGAAACAATGGTATTCTTGAGCCTGAATTTAGATTATGGTTCATGGTTGTTCCGGCACTAGTCACAGCAGGGGGTCTTCTACTTTACGGGATTGGCATGAACAACGGCATTAACTGGGTAGGACCAGCTGGCTTTGGTATGGGGTTTTTAGGTTTTGGTATTGGGTCTAGCGGGGCAATCATTCTCACGTATGCTTTGGATTCTTATCCACAGTTTCAGAGTGAGAGCATGGTGATGATGTTATTTATCAGAAACATGATTGGTATGGGATTTACATTTGCAATCCAGCCATGGCTGGACACAGATGGTACAGTTACAACGACGTGGCTAATGTTCATGTTGTCTGtgattttcaatttctcctgtttgattttcatcaaatgggggaaaaaatggagaatCATGACAAAGAACTACTATTTGAAATGCTCTGATCctgatttcttcttttga
- a CDS encoding uncharacterized protein (PKUD0C02860; similar to Saccharomyces cerevisiae YHR008C (SOD2); ancestral locus Anc_5.590), whose protein sequence is MFSALRTSAVRVNTSFIRNSIRTKVSLPELKYKFTELEPFISADLNTLHYTKHHQTYVNGINQALEQHAQAEAAGDLKKCVELQQNIKFHGGGYQNHCLYWESLAPQSNGGGKLPSEDSGLYKAVTTQYGSFENLIKKANAALAGVQGSGWVFIAKNTDNGAIEIVQRYNHETCSGNLKPLLALDAWEHAYYLQYKNVKAEFFSAIWNVANWAEASRKYDQA, encoded by the coding sequence ATGTTTTCTGCATTAAGAACGTCCGCTGTCAGAGTCAACACCTCTTTCATTAGAAACTCCATTAGAACCAAGGTTTCTCTTCCAGAATTGAAGTATAAATTTACCGAGTTAGAACCATTCATTTCTGCTGATTTGAACACTTTGCACTACACTAAGCACCATCAAACCTACGTCAATGGTATCAACCAAGCCTTAGAACAACATGCACAAGCAGAAGCTGCTGgtgatttgaagaaatgcGTTGAATTACAACAAAACATCAAGTTCCACGGCGGTGGTTACCAAAACCATTGTTTATACTGGGAATCTTTAGCACCACAATCCAATGGCGGTGGTAAGTTGCCATCTGAAGATAGCGGCCTATACAAGGCAGTCACCACACAATATGgttcttttgaaaacttaaTCAAGAAGGCTAATGCAGCTTTAGCTGGTGTCCAAGGTTCTGGCTGGGTTTTCATTGCCAAGAACACCGACAATGGCGCAATTGAGATTGTCCAAAGGTACAACCACGAAACTTGTTCTGGCAACTTGAAACCGCTACTTGCTCTTGATGCCTGGGAACACGCTTATTACTTACAGTACAAGAACGTCAAGGCTGAATTTTTCTCTGCTATCTGGAATGTTGCTAACTGGGCTGAAGCTTCCAGAAAATACGATCAAGCATGA
- a CDS encoding uncharacterized protein (PKUD0C02870; similar to Saccharomyces cerevisiae YDR214W (AHA1); ancestral locus Anc_8.424), with amino-acid sequence MVVQNPNNWHWVDKNCIDWARAYFDEKLKNVEAQDDSTTVKLTSVKKVDGDCEVCQRKGKVISLFDMSIEINYESSTGHKGVISIPEVMYDTEPHEYQFNLDERVDEKTRVLIRSKLIPKIRTILEDFGPTLINVHGSDIQVDEDQVMSTFTKGNQNMSHMKPVIKEKTTLNKGNSKSESKSTPLPEYAQKYNISKLNLSTEFNTTAEQLYITLLDPQRVAMWTRSPPGGIEPKVGAEFKLFGGGVEGKILRLVENKEIEMLWRISSWKQGHYVKVTFTFDQGHGETIMNVSMNGVPVGEEELVEENFKDKYFKAIKLTFGFGAVL; translated from the coding sequence ATGGTTGTTCAAAACCCAAATAACTGGCACTGGGTCGACAAGAATTGTATTGACTGGGCTCGTGCCTACTTTgatgagaaattgaagaatgttGAAGCTCAGGATGATTCAACTACAGTCAAATTGACTTCTGTGAAGAAGGTAGATGGCGATTGTGAGGTTTGCCAACGCAAGGGCAAGGTCATTTCGTTATTTGACATGTCGATTGAAATTAATTATGAATCTAGCACAGGTCACAAAGGGGTCATTAGTATTCCTGAGGTCATGTATGATACCGAACCTCATGAATACCAGTTCAACTTAGATGAAAGAGTCGATGAAAAAACCAGGGTTTTAATCAGATCTAAGTTGATTCCAAAAATCAGGACCattttggaagattttGGTCCAACTTTAATCAATGTTCATGGCTCAGATATCCAAGTCGATGAAGATCAAGTTATGTCTACATTTACAAAGGGTAATCAAAACATGAGCCACATGAAACCAgtcatcaaagaaaaaacgACACTTAACAAAGGTAATTCAAAGAGTGAAAGTAAGTCAACGCCACTTCCCGAGTATGCCCAGAAATACAACATCTCGAAGCTGAACTTGAGTACGGAATTCAATACGACGGCAGAACAATTATATATAACATTGTTGGATCCACAAAGAGTAGCTATGTGGACCAGGTCTCCACCCGGTGGCATCGAACCAAAGGTTGGTGCCGAATTCAAGCTCTTCGGTGGTGGTGTTGAGGGTAAAATCTTAAGATTGGTGGAAAAtaaggaaattgaaatgttGTGGAGAATTAGTAGTTGGAAACAAGGACATTATGTTAAAGTTACCTTTACGTTTGACCAAGGGCATGGAGAAACTATTATGAATGTTTCAATGAATGGCGTTCCAGTTGGTGAGGAAGAACTAGTGGAGGAGAACTTCAAAGATAAGTACTTCAAGGCCATCAAATTGACCTTTGGTTTTGGCGCAGTTTTGTAA
- a CDS encoding uncharacterized protein (PKUD0C02880; Pfam Domains: Aldedh(2.2e-231)) encodes MSALFRTIETPNGKTLEQPLGLFIDNEWVKTNRTFETINPSTGEAICHVYRAGVQEVNDAVEAANRAFRNESWSGLTGSQRGDLLYRMYQVIKRDAESIASIESMDNGKPYAAECLDGDLGEAADVFKYYAGWADKITGELIGSSVLGKNKMCYVEPTPLGAVGGIVPWNFPFTMMAWKIAPALATGCTVVMKSSEVTPLTALWYGKIALEVGLPKGVLNILSGFGSDVGSAMASHPKLAKIAFTGSTATGKKIMEAAGGSNLKKVTLECGGKSPYIVFDDADLELAVEWAYWGIWYNKGEVCTSTSRFLIQEDIYDKFVESFVELTKTRAITADPFDDRCTIGPLVSSSQYEKVKKYVEIGKNEGAKLLTGKFIDGPGYFCEPFIFSECTDDMTIMKEEIFGPVVGITKFSTVKEAIERANATTYGLGAALFSSNITKAHSVAAKLEAGMVWINSNGDSDIHIPFGGSKMSGIGRELGPYALDLFTEKKAVHVNLSLPVK; translated from the coding sequence ATGTCAGCACTGTTCAGAACCATTGAGACTCCAAACGGTAAAACCCTGGAACAACCACTGGGTCTCTTCATCGACAATGAGTGGGTGAAAACAAACCGTACTTTTGAGACCATTAATCCGTCCACAGGTGAGGCGATCTGTCATGTTTACCGTGCTGGGGTCCAGGAGGTGAACGACGCTGTCGAAGCTGCAAATAGAGCATTTAGAAACGAATCTTGGTCAGGTCTAACTGGTTCTCAACGTGGCGATTTACTGTATCGCATGTACCAAGTTATCAAAAGAGACGCCGAGAGCATTGCATCGATTGAGTCCATGGATAATGGTAAACCGTATGCTGCAGAATGCCTAGATGGAGATTTAGGTGAAGCTGCTGACGTTTTCAAATATTATGCCGGTTGGGCCGACAAGATCACCGGTGAACTCATTGGCTCGAGTGTATTAGGTAAGAATAAGATGTGTTATGTCGAGCCTACACCACTGGGTGCCGTTGGCGGTATAGTCCCTTGGAATTTCCCGTTTACCATGATGGCATGGAAAATTGCCCCGGCACTGGCGACGGGTTGTACAGTGGTTATGAAGTCAAGTGAAGTCACACCGTTGACGGCATTATGGTATGGCAAGATTGCACTTGAAGTGGGTCTACCTAAAGGTGTACTTAACATCCTCTCCGGTTTTGGATCGGATGTTGGATCGGCCATGGCTTCACATCCAAAGTTGGCTAAGATAGCGTTCACTGGCTCAACTGCAACtggtaaaaaaatcatGGAAGCAGCAGGTGGTTCCAACTTGAAAAAGGTTACACTAGAGTGTGGTGGTAAATCTCCTTacattgtttttgatgatgcTGACTTAGAATTGGCAGTAGAATGGGCATATTGGGGTATTTGGTATAACAAAGGTGAGGTTTGTACTTCAACTTCGAGATTTTTGATTCAGGAAGACATTTACGATAAGTTTGTTGAGAGTTTTGTTGAGTTGACCAAGACGAGAGCAATCACTGCTGATCCGTTTGATGATAGATGCACTATCGGGCCTTTGGTTTCTAGCTCACAGTAcgaaaaagtcaaaaagTACGTTGAAATAGGTAAAAATGAAGGAGCAAAGCTACTAACTGGCAAATTCATCGACGGGCCAGGCTATTTCTGTGAGCCATTTATCTTCAGTGAATGCACTGACGATATGACAATCATGAAAGAGGAAATCTTTGGCCCTGTTGTGGGGATTACTAAATTCTCAACGGTTAAAGAGGCGATCGAGAGAGCCAATGCTACGACTTACGGTTTAGGAGCTGCGTTGTTTTCCTCTAACATAACAAAGGCACATTCTGTGGCTGCCAAGTTGGAGGCTGGAATGGTGTGGATCAATTCTAATGGTGATTCTGATATCCACATTCCATTTGGTGGTTCCAAAATGAGTGGTATAGGTAGGGAGTTGGGGCCATACGCACTAGACTTGTTTACTGAGAAAAAGGCAGTTCATGTCAACTTATCGCTTCCGGTCAAGTGA